One Mercurialis annua linkage group LG3, ddMerAnnu1.2, whole genome shotgun sequence DNA window includes the following coding sequences:
- the LOC126674130 gene encoding uncharacterized protein LOC126674130 isoform X4 produces MASDTEASRRKHRRSPTDDDAPALVDEEKDKPSKRHKHRHHHRHHRSHRSKKHDGDDKSKQDGGGGHDEVSILSSAPPPPPVPNDDVEEGEILEEEDNFTSQNLAVHADKVDSGLTNSGSNVSLPNAKPGALDELDSRNDHKSLSNGDLGREKYSFETKKQHGDSRTASRGIYKQKSHRGDFTPEGDDVKLNDRVKPLSSKSGEDKLETVARGASCDRYHDEVIVRSRSRSRSILDEDALLKRRRLDDKAENDSGDERMPRHDMYMQGGSRDVERERSTGYNQSLGREESHGSWGSQGREREMAWVQRREHGREMSRERDQRRDKDRERSRDLDLRMEKDRERSRGREIDRDQRGAKEWERRKDREIETDQRREKERMWSRDMEIERDRRREKPQERSWDRDVDKDRREERGRGRSLDRRSWDRDVDKDRREERGRDRSMDRRSWDRDVDKDRREERGRDRSLDRRRDMEHRRNMDMERQENRSKEKDIYRTSDRQRHREGEGRDRDNHPVRERVKDRDWRTDRESLSDRNRDKDKDSKGNSAKVYNSNSGSLGGDREKLERDEDEQDEFEERIALKLAEQDEDLDRVKEESRKRRQAILEKYRNQKKPQQNDTQLVHVEKDSNNAKVESDPSIAASASESIHVKMESDVYVTEPVFSVGKTPPQNGNQASERISGAAGLGEGTPKSEGSDEKYCDDIFAETPTRVRKPSKGDGLQIARSSLYDNWDDPDGYYDYRFGERLDGRYEIVAAQGKGVFSTVVRAKDLKAGVGEPQEVAIKILRNKEQMHKAGQNEELIFSKLAAADPDNKRHCVRFLSSFKYRNHLCLVFESLHMNLREVLKKFGRNIGLKLTAVRAYAKQLFIALKHLKNCEVLHCDIKPDNMLVNEAKNVLKLCDFGNAMLAGKNEITPYLVSRFYRAPEIILGLPYDHPVDMWSVGCCLYELYAGKVLFPGATNSDMLRLHMELKGPFPKKMLKKGGFVDQHFDQDLNFNSIEEDPVTKKIIKRVLVNVKQKEIGSIIKISPGDDSSMLSAFKDLLDKIFVLDPEKRLTVHQALAHPFIKP; encoded by the exons atggCAAGCGACACCGAGGCTTCCCGTCGCAAGCACCGTCGATCACCTACGGACGATGATGCGCCTGCTCTGGTCGACGAGGAGAAAGATAAGCCGTCTAAGCGGCATAAACATCGCCACCACCACCGTCATCATCGTTCTCACCGAAGTAAAAAGCACGACGGTGATGATAAAAGCAAACAAGACGGAGGCGGCGGTCATGATGAGGTCTCTATCCTTTCTTctgctcctcctcctcctccggtTCCGAATGATGACGTGGAGGAAGGTGAGATTTTGGAAGAGGAGGATAATTTCACTTCCCAGAATCTG GCTGTTCATGCTGACAAAGTTGACAGTGGTTTGACTAATTCTGGCAGCAATGTTAGTTTGCCTAATGCTAAGCCTGGGGCTTTAGATGAATTAGATTCTAGAAATGACCACAAGTCTCTTTCTAATGGGGATTTAGGTCGTGAAAAATATTCTTTTGAGACCAAGAAACAGCATGGGGATTCTAGGACAGCTTCAAGAGGAATTTACAAGCAAAAGAGTCATCGAGGTGATTTTACACCTGAGGGTGATGACGTTAAATTGAATGATCGGGTGAAGCCACTGTCTTCTAAGAGTGGGGAGGACAAGTTAGAGACTGTGGCACGCGGTGCTTCTTGTGATAGATACCATGATGAAGTTATAGTAAGGAGTAGATCTCGTTCACGCAGCATATTAGATGAAGATGCTCTTTTGAAGAGAAGGCGACTAGATGATAAGGCTGAGAATGATTCTGGCGATGAGAGAATGCCTAGGCATGATATGTATATGCAGGGTGGTAGTAGAGATGTGGAGAGGGAGCGCAGTACTGGTTACAACCAAAGTCTGGGAAGGGAGGAGAGCCATGGAAGCTGGGGCTCACAAGGCAGGGAGAGGGAGATGGCCTGGGTACAGAGAAGGGAGCATGGACGAGAGATGAGCAGGGAAAGGGACCAAAGAAGAGACAAAGACCGAGAGAGGAGCAGGGACCTGGATTTGAGAATGGAGAAAGACAGAGAGAGGAGCAGGGGCAGGGAGATAGACAGAGATCAAAGAGGTGCGAAGGAATGGGAGAGACGGAAGGATAGGGAGATTGAGACAGACCAGAGAAGAGAGAAGGAACGGATGTGGAGCAGGGATATGGAGATAGAGAGGGATCGGAGAAGAGAGAAGCCACAGGAGAGGAGCTGGGATAGGGATGTGGATAAGGATCGCAGGGAAGAGAGGGGGCGCGGTAGAAGCTTGGATAGAAGGAGCTGGGATAGGGATGTGGACAAGGATCGCAGGGAAGAGAGGGGGCGCGATAGAAGCATGGATAGAAGGAGCTGGGATAGGGATGTGGACAAGGATCGTAGGGAAGAGAGGGGGCGCGATAGAAGCTTGGATAGGAGAAGGGACATGGAACATCGTAGGAACATGGACATGGAGAGACAGGAGAATAGAAGCAAAGAAAAAGACATATATAGGACCAGTGACAGACAAAGACATAGGGAGGGAGAGGGGCGAGATAGGGATAATCACCCTGTGAGGGAAAGAGTTAAGGACCGTGATTGGAGAACTGATAGGGAGAGTCTTAGTGATAGAAATAGGGACAAAGACAAGGACTCTAAGGGCAATTCAGCTAAGGTATATAACTCTAACAGTGGTTCTTTGGGAGGAGACAGGGAGAAATTGGAAAG AGATGAAGATGAACAGGATGAGTTTGAAGAGAGGATTGCGTTAAAACTTGCTGAACAAGATGAAGATCTTGATAGAGTAAAAGAGGAAAGCAGAAAGCGCAGGCAAgccattttagaaaaatataggAATCAGAAGAAACCCCAGCAAAATGATACTCAATTAGTTCATGTGGAGAAAG ATTCTAACAATGCTAAGGTTGAAAGTGATCCATCAATAGCAGCTTCTGCTTCAGAAAGTATTCATGTTAAGATGGAAAGTGATGTGTATGTTACCGAGCCAGTATTTTCTGTGGGTAAGACACCTCCACAAAATGGAAATCAAGCTTCTGAGAGGATTTCTGGTGCCGCAGGGCTTGGTGAGGGTACTCCCAAG AGTGAGGGATCAGATGAAAAATACTGTGATGATATATTTGCAGAGACACCTACTAGAGTTCGTAAACCT AGTAAAGGAGATGGTTTACAAATTGCACGGAGCAGTTTATATGACAATTGGGATGATCCTGACGGGTATTACG ATTATCGGTTTGGTGAAAGACTCGATGGTCGGTATGAAATTGTTGCTGCTCAAGGGAAAGGTGTCTTCTCCACAGTAGTTCGAGCAAAGGATTTAAAGGCTGGTGTTGGTGAACCACAAGAGGTGGCTATAAAAATTTTACGTAATAAGGAACAAAT GCATAAAGCAGGTCAGAATGAGGAACTGATATTCAGTAAATTAGCGGCAGCAGATCCGGATAACAAGCGCCACTGCGTTCGTTTTCTTTCAAGTTTTAAATATAGAAATCATCTTTGTTTAGTTTTTGAGTCTCTTCATATGAACCTTCGCGAGGTTCTAAAAAAGTTTGGTCGAAATATTGGCCTTAAATTAACTGCTGTTAGAGCTTATGCAAAGCAGCTTTTTATTGCGCTGAAGCATCTTAAGAATTGTGAAGTTCTTCATTGCGATATAAAGCCTGATAACATGCTG GTAAATGAGGCAAAAAATGTGCTGAAACTTTGTGATTTTGGTAATGCTATGCTTGCTGGTAAAAATGAAATCACTCCATATCTTGTGAGCCGTTTTTATCGAGCACCGGAAATAA TTCTTGGCTTGCCATATGATCATCCAGTGGATATGTGGTCTGTTGGCTGCTGCTTGTATGAGCTGTATGCTGGGAAAGTCCTTTTTCCAGGTGCAACGAATAGTGACATGCTTCGACTTCACATGGAATTGAAGGGCCCTTTTCCAAAGAAAATGCTGAAGAAG GGCGGTTTTGTCGATCAGCATTTTGACcaggatttaaattttaattccatTGAGGAAGATCCAGTGACTAAGAAG attatAAAGAGGGTATTGGTGAACGTAAAGCAAAAAGAAATTGGATCAATCATTAAGATCTCCCCCGGTGACGACTCAAGTATGCTATCAGCTTTTAAAGATCTACTTGACAAAATTTTTGTGCTGGATCCTGAGAAGAGGTTGACAGTTCATCAAGCACTAGCCCATCCATTCATCAAACCCTGA